From the Chiloscyllium plagiosum isolate BGI_BamShark_2017 chromosome 16, ASM401019v2, whole genome shotgun sequence genome, one window contains:
- the LOC122557639 gene encoding putative GPI-anchored protein pfl2, with protein MASLRTFLMVTCLISNLWDVGTPSTPSISPANNETSSTSVTLTSAGKMTSSVDPSSTFPTTMSTTMLIMANTNTSSVALTGSSPLTSTSHMSSLSTPSSTGTPVNSSVGAANVSTASTIPVESTSNPNVTLSMTSRFSTINSTTELMSTTFQNTSDVNVTVNLNMTTAATTVQSNDTATTEYTTTGNKTAATSTSTISSNTSTTAPGNETNSTSTTLASLPTTFHQSTTRSPADVTTTISSIITTTVATSTEKDPVPVPGKINGGVIIGAILGCILGIILLSLLVYTFCARQKSHHFNHRRLYDNISNDPVLRLANTDDVIDLRYQEGAAYYNPAALNEAPPSNTGKANDPNYAIQMDPLPPAYENVA; from the exons ATGGCATCACTTCGAACATTTTTAATGGTCACTTGCCTAATATCCAATCTGTGGGATGTTGGAACACCCTCAACACCATCGATTTCACCTGCAAACAATGAAACCTCATCAACgtcggtcactctcacctcaGCAGGGAAGATGACATCATCAGTAGATCCTTCATCTACCTTTCCAACAACTATGAGTACGACAATGCTCATCATGGCCAATACCAACACATCTTCTGTAGCATTAACAGGCAGCAGCCCACTAACATCCACTTCACATATGAGCAGTTTATCCACTCCCAGTAGCACTGGAACACCAGTCAATTCTTCTGTGGGAGCTGCTAATGTCTCAACTGCATCAACTATACCTGTAGAGAGCACAAGTAACCCAAATGTGACACTGTCTATGACAAGTCGCTTCAGCACAATTAACAGCACGACTGAGTTAATGTCTACCACATTCCAAAACACCAGTGATGTTAATGTGACGGTAAATTTGAACATGACCACTGCAGCAACCACAGTCCAGTCTAATGATACAGCTACCACAGAATATACGACTACAGGGAACAAAACGGCTGCAACTTCTACATCAACGATATCTAGCAACACTTCAACAACTGCTCCAGGGAATGAGACAAACAGTACTTCAACCACATTAGCTTCACTTCCCACCACTTTTCATCAGAGTACCACAAGAAGTCCAGCTGATGTAACAACTACCATTAGTTCCATCATTACTACAACTGTTGCCACATCGACTGAGAAAG aTCCAGTCCCTGTGCCAGGAAAAATTAATGGAGGAGTGATAATTGGAGCCATTCttggctgcattttgggaattatTCTTCTCTCACTTCTGGTTTACACTTTCTGTGCACGTCAAAAGTCACATCACTTTAATCATCGCAGACTGTATGACAACATCTCCAATGATCCAG ttctACGTCTGGCCAACACAGATGATGTCATTGATTTAAGGTACCAGGAAGGAGCTGCATACTACAACCCAGCAGCTTTGAACGAAGCCCCACCTTCCAATACTGGAAAGGCTAATGACCCAAATTATGCAATCCAGATGGATCCCTTACCACCCGCATATGAAAATGTCGCATAA